In Desulfosediminicola ganghwensis, a single window of DNA contains:
- a CDS encoding amidohydrolase — MKNDLTQLAGDLKDKLVAYRRDFHRYPETGWTEFRTSSQIATILNELGYTVRIGADIIHQDSMMGVPPLEELDIHMQRAIEEGGDPDLVNRMAGGLTGVVADMKCGPGPIFALRFDIDAVDICEAEDEAHFPFRENFHSLHSDAMHSCGHDGHAAVGLALAEILCHYKDQIAGTVRLIFQPAEEGVRGAKAMVDAGVLEGVEYILGMHLGFLSRTKGQLICGTEKFLATTKFDIRFTGRPSHAGGSPEEGANALLAASSAAVNLHAITRHSKGASRITVGKLEAGLGRNVIPPNALMKVETRGESSEVDQFMFESAKRVIAGAATMYGVEYELSLMGGTGSGSSSRAAVERLAAAAEKIEYFENDLQVDIATMSGSEDFAHMMSVVQNQGGEGTYCVVGTELAAGHHDFYFDFDESCLVPAVELLASTVIETLS, encoded by the coding sequence ATGAAGAACGACCTGACCCAGCTTGCTGGTGACTTAAAGGATAAACTAGTTGCTTATCGAAGAGACTTTCACCGTTATCCAGAAACAGGCTGGACAGAGTTTCGCACCAGTTCCCAAATAGCAACAATCCTCAATGAACTTGGATACACTGTCCGGATCGGGGCGGATATCATACACCAGGACAGCATGATGGGTGTTCCCCCCCTTGAGGAACTTGATATCCACATGCAACGGGCAATTGAGGAGGGGGGTGATCCTGATCTGGTAAATAGAATGGCTGGCGGCTTGACTGGTGTTGTTGCGGACATGAAGTGTGGACCTGGTCCGATTTTCGCTCTTCGCTTTGATATAGACGCGGTGGATATTTGCGAAGCTGAAGACGAAGCCCATTTTCCTTTCCGGGAAAATTTTCATTCTCTGCATTCTGATGCCATGCATTCCTGTGGTCATGACGGTCATGCCGCAGTCGGGCTGGCGCTGGCGGAAATACTTTGCCATTACAAAGATCAGATAGCCGGAACAGTGCGGCTGATTTTTCAGCCAGCCGAAGAGGGGGTTCGAGGGGCAAAAGCGATGGTAGATGCCGGAGTGCTCGAAGGAGTCGAATATATTCTGGGAATGCATCTGGGCTTTTTGTCGCGAACAAAAGGTCAGCTGATCTGTGGTACGGAAAAATTTCTTGCTACGACAAAGTTCGATATACGTTTTACGGGCAGACCTTCCCACGCGGGTGGTTCACCTGAAGAGGGAGCCAATGCCTTGCTTGCCGCCTCTTCAGCCGCAGTAAATCTGCATGCCATTACCCGACACAGTAAAGGTGCCTCCAGAATCACTGTGGGTAAGCTTGAAGCGGGCCTTGGCAGAAATGTCATTCCCCCCAATGCGCTGATGAAGGTTGAAACACGCGGAGAAAGCTCTGAGGTGGATCAGTTTATGTTCGAAAGTGCAAAGAGGGTCATTGCCGGCGCCGCAACAATGTACGGAGTAGAGTACGAACTCAGCCTGATGGGTGGTACAGGGAGTGGCAGTTCCAGTCGGGCTGCAGTTGAGAGATTAGCTGCTGCTGCCGAAAAAATAGAATATTTCGAAAATGATCTCCAGGTTGATATCGCTACCATGAGCGGTAGCGAGGATTTTGCTCACATGATGAGTGTGGTGCAAAATCAAGGTGGCGAAGGTACCTATTGTGTTGTGGGGACAGAGCTTGCCGCAGGTCATCACGACTTCTATTTCGACTTTGATGAAAGTTGTCTGGTGCCAGCTGTGGAATTGTTGGCAAGCACAGTCATTGAAACACTCTCCTGA
- a CDS encoding orotate phosphoribosyltransferase, giving the protein MKLIFPPEDVIAELTAKMLLEINAVCFRSDQPFRFTSGWASPVYIDCRKLISYPRIRNTITDFSAATVTREIGFETIEAICGGETAGIPFAAWLADRLMLPMHYVRKKPKGFGPASQIEGDFSEGARTLLVEDLTTDGLSKLNFCKALRGAGLSVNHAFVVFHYNIFPETEALLKENDLTIIQLATWWDVLEQCKKTGYFQTKEIDEVERFLHDPVTWSTEHGGASSPIS; this is encoded by the coding sequence ATGAAACTGATTTTTCCACCTGAAGATGTGATTGCTGAGTTGACCGCGAAAATGTTACTGGAGATCAACGCAGTCTGTTTCAGATCTGACCAACCGTTCAGATTCACCTCGGGCTGGGCCAGCCCGGTTTATATTGATTGTCGCAAACTCATATCCTATCCAAGGATACGTAACACAATTACAGATTTCTCAGCAGCGACTGTAACCCGGGAGATCGGTTTTGAAACGATCGAGGCGATTTGCGGAGGTGAAACCGCGGGTATACCATTTGCTGCCTGGTTGGCAGACAGGTTGATGTTGCCCATGCATTACGTCAGGAAAAAGCCCAAAGGATTCGGGCCGGCATCCCAGATTGAAGGTGATTTCAGCGAAGGTGCGAGAACCCTGCTCGTCGAAGATCTGACGACCGACGGTCTGAGTAAGCTTAATTTCTGTAAGGCCCTAAGAGGGGCAGGTTTGAGTGTGAACCACGCCTTTGTTGTCTTTCATTACAATATCTTCCCAGAAACGGAAGCGCTGTTGAAAGAAAATGATCTGACAATAATTCAGCTGGCGACCTGGTGGGATGTGCTTGAGCAGTGTAAGAAGACAGGCTATTTCCAGACCAAAGAGATCGATGAGGTGGAACGTTTTCTTCACGATCCAGTGACCTGGTCAACCGAGCACGGCGGAGCCAGCAGTCCTATTTCGTGA
- a CDS encoding TRAP transporter substrate-binding protein: MKRRILMSCLTAFCIAATSASMAYAKKYTFTFATNAPENTMRGVAEKQFIEELESLSDGKIKVVPYWAESLVKGKEILKSVQDGVVDFGFININYYPNRLLLNGATGMLEEGPTQYENMIGVYEDIYATIPELNEEFLKYKQRPVYIYSALPYSFSSREPISSFKDLKGMKARSSSRWKLADLGSIGAVPTSVAFSECYMSLQTGVIDTVLTNVDAQSRAKLYEVAPNIMVAPQMWLALPFMITMNEKKYQALPDELKQVVAQARENAVQRFTEYYPQTLEDEIKGMEAKGAKFTYASAEDMKAWMSLPTIEENLNTWSKEVTALGAKSPEKILETVFEINNGYLAKEQ; this comes from the coding sequence ATGAAACGTCGTATTTTAATGAGTTGTCTGACTGCTTTTTGCATCGCAGCAACCAGCGCGAGCATGGCCTATGCAAAGAAATACACATTTACTTTTGCAACCAATGCGCCTGAAAATACCATGCGAGGCGTTGCAGAAAAGCAGTTTATCGAAGAGCTTGAAAGCCTCAGTGATGGTAAAATCAAGGTTGTGCCATACTGGGCAGAATCCCTTGTTAAGGGTAAGGAGATCCTGAAAAGCGTACAGGATGGAGTGGTTGATTTTGGTTTTATCAACATCAACTATTACCCTAACCGTCTGTTGCTGAATGGTGCGACAGGTATGCTCGAAGAGGGCCCGACTCAGTATGAAAATATGATTGGTGTGTATGAAGATATCTACGCAACCATTCCAGAGCTGAACGAAGAATTCCTGAAATACAAACAGCGTCCTGTCTACATCTATTCCGCGCTTCCATACTCCTTCAGTTCCAGAGAGCCGATTAGCAGCTTTAAAGATCTCAAAGGTATGAAAGCCCGTTCTTCCAGTCGCTGGAAACTTGCTGATCTTGGTTCCATCGGTGCTGTTCCTACCTCCGTTGCCTTCAGTGAGTGTTATATGTCACTGCAGACTGGCGTGATCGATACTGTTCTCACCAATGTGGATGCCCAGAGTAGAGCAAAGCTTTACGAAGTTGCTCCTAATATCATGGTTGCTCCACAGATGTGGCTCGCCTTGCCTTTCATGATCACCATGAATGAGAAGAAATATCAAGCGCTTCCTGACGAACTGAAGCAAGTTGTTGCACAAGCTCGCGAGAATGCAGTTCAGCGTTTTACCGAATACTATCCCCAGACCCTCGAAGACGAAATCAAAGGCATGGAAGCGAAAGGTGCGAAGTTCACCTATGCTTCCGCTGAAGACATGAAAGCGTGGATGTCTTTGCCTACCATTGAAGAAAACCTCAACACCTGGAGTAAAGAGGTTACGGCTCTTGGTGCGAAATCACCTGAGAAGATTCTTGAGACCGTATTTGAAATCAACAACGGCTATCTCGCTAAAGAACAGTGA
- the ltaE gene encoding low-specificity L-threonine aldolase encodes MKIIDLRSDTVTRPSTVMRQAMASAEVGDDVYGDDPTVNALQEYAAKLLGFESALFTASGTQANFVAIMSHCQRGDEYIVGQQAHTYKYEGGGAAVLGSIQPQPLEFADDGTLDLDLIAAHIKPDDFHFARTSLLCLENTQNGRALPLHYFTKARAFCETHQLNLHLDGARLFNAAVAQKVDVTEISRHFDSVSICLSKGLGAPIGSVLCGSKDLIDNARRWRKVAGGGMRQAGILAAAGLYALKNNVDRLADDHANAQILNEGLSKIEQINVLQDPTQTNMVFFTVGKDDVAPLGEMLKTNGIIASVGTKTRLVTHLDISREDVEKVIEVIKGYFEQKG; translated from the coding sequence ATGAAAATCATAGACTTACGAAGTGATACCGTTACCAGGCCGAGTACCGTCATGCGCCAGGCCATGGCCAGTGCCGAAGTTGGCGATGACGTCTACGGCGACGATCCCACCGTCAATGCGTTGCAGGAATATGCCGCCAAGCTCCTCGGCTTCGAATCAGCGCTCTTTACCGCCAGTGGTACCCAGGCCAATTTCGTTGCCATTATGAGCCATTGCCAGCGCGGAGATGAGTACATCGTCGGTCAGCAGGCCCACACTTACAAATACGAAGGAGGCGGTGCAGCGGTACTGGGCTCCATCCAGCCCCAGCCACTGGAATTCGCGGATGACGGAACCCTTGATCTCGATCTGATCGCAGCCCATATCAAGCCCGATGATTTTCACTTTGCCAGAACCAGCCTGCTTTGCCTGGAGAACACCCAGAACGGACGTGCCCTGCCGCTGCATTATTTTACCAAAGCAAGGGCCTTCTGCGAAACACACCAACTCAACCTGCACCTCGACGGAGCCAGGCTCTTCAACGCTGCGGTTGCCCAAAAGGTCGATGTAACTGAGATCAGCCGCCACTTCGACTCGGTCTCCATCTGCCTCTCCAAAGGCCTTGGGGCCCCAATCGGCTCAGTACTTTGCGGCTCCAAAGATTTGATCGATAACGCCCGACGCTGGAGAAAAGTTGCCGGCGGCGGTATGCGCCAGGCTGGTATCCTTGCCGCAGCTGGATTGTACGCCTTAAAAAACAATGTTGATCGCCTGGCCGATGACCATGCAAACGCTCAAATTCTCAACGAAGGGCTGAGTAAAATCGAACAGATCAATGTTTTGCAGGACCCGACACAGACCAACATGGTCTTTTTCACAGTAGGCAAGGATGATGTTGCTCCGCTTGGAGAAATGCTCAAAACCAATGGCATTATAGCTTCAGTGGGGACCAAAACCCGACTGGTCACCCATCTTGATATCAGCAGGGAAGATGTAGAGAAAGTTATAGAGGTTATAAAGGGCTATTTTGAGCAGAAAGGGTGA
- a CDS encoding Zn-dependent hydrolase: MNGERAEDRAQTEHNLEEKVDFRSEAQKLFSDLKATSTAGPGITREPFGPGEQAAMELISTYAERKGLESYYDGAANLVVVLPGENRQKPCIVCGSHLDSVPHGGNYDGAAGVVAALLAISRMKVEGIIPRQDIRVMAFRCEESAWFGKPYIGSSALFGQLSEQDLTIGNRAGNENLAQAMFRCGAETERISRGEVLLEPNSIAVYLELHIEQGPVMVARKLPTAIVTGIRGAIRHKVITCRGQAGHSGAVPRWLRKDALFAMAELINTLDEHWRALLERGLDLVVTSGIVATNAEVHAMTRIPDEVSFCLEIRSQSVDALEAFYHLMRTECTNIEKGRGVCFEFDRKLYTAPAKIDEGWVNRLKAKSEQLGLPAETIPSGAGHDAAVFSNMQIPTAMIFVRNENGSHNPDEALELDDFLAGLELMYHTLKEPL, from the coding sequence ATGAATGGCGAAAGAGCTGAAGATAGAGCTCAAACCGAACACAACCTGGAAGAGAAAGTGGATTTTCGATCTGAGGCACAAAAGCTGTTTTCCGATCTAAAGGCCACCTCAACTGCCGGTCCGGGAATAACCAGGGAGCCTTTCGGCCCGGGTGAACAGGCAGCTATGGAGCTTATCTCGACCTATGCCGAGAGGAAGGGGTTGGAATCCTACTATGATGGTGCAGCCAACCTGGTGGTGGTTTTACCCGGAGAAAACAGACAGAAGCCTTGCATCGTATGTGGCTCGCACCTGGACAGTGTACCCCATGGCGGCAATTACGATGGTGCAGCCGGAGTTGTCGCTGCGCTCTTGGCCATTAGCAGGATGAAAGTTGAAGGAATCATCCCCCGGCAGGATATCAGGGTGATGGCGTTTCGTTGTGAGGAGAGTGCCTGGTTTGGTAAACCCTATATTGGCTCAAGTGCGCTCTTCGGGCAACTTTCAGAGCAGGACCTAACCATTGGCAACCGGGCGGGCAATGAAAATCTTGCCCAGGCGATGTTCCGCTGTGGAGCAGAAACTGAGCGTATCAGCAGGGGAGAAGTTTTGCTGGAACCGAACTCAATTGCCGTCTACCTTGAGTTGCACATTGAGCAGGGGCCGGTGATGGTGGCCAGGAAATTGCCTACGGCAATCGTCACTGGCATTCGAGGGGCCATTCGCCATAAAGTCATTACCTGTCGCGGTCAGGCCGGCCATTCCGGTGCTGTTCCGCGGTGGTTGAGGAAGGATGCACTGTTTGCTATGGCTGAACTCATCAACACGCTGGATGAGCATTGGCGGGCATTATTGGAAAGAGGGCTGGATCTTGTGGTCACCTCGGGTATAGTGGCAACCAATGCAGAAGTACATGCGATGACCAGGATTCCGGATGAGGTTTCATTTTGCCTGGAGATTCGTAGCCAGAGTGTGGACGCTTTGGAAGCGTTTTATCATCTTATGCGAACTGAATGTACCAATATCGAGAAGGGCAGAGGAGTCTGTTTTGAATTCGATAGAAAACTCTATACTGCCCCGGCAAAGATCGATGAAGGATGGGTGAACCGACTCAAGGCCAAGTCCGAGCAACTTGGTTTGCCTGCAGAGACGATACCAAGTGGCGCAGGTCATGATGCGGCGGTGTTTTCCAACATGCAAATTCCCACAGCCATGATTTTTGTCCGTAACGAAAACGGTTCGCATAATCCAGACGAGGCCTTGGAACTTGATGATTTTCTGGCAGGACTGGAACTGATGTACCATACTCTCAAGGAGCCGTTATGA
- the dcuC gene encoding C4-dicarboxylate transporter DcuC, whose product MNVVLGILIVVITIYFLFREYEPRLLLIASGLLMAGIALDPLTVLDEFAYKMATDSLIQAICSSLGFGFVLRATGCEKHLFAAFSWIRGYGLFIIPLVTLTTFGVNAILMSAGNTAAAIGCFLIPLMIRAGIHPAVAGAAILTGTFGSMLNPLLPVNIFVAEIAGIAADTVVQAQSLFVLFGLIVGAGWLVIYARWKNEHAIDQDTEDKENQSTETINWGYVITPFIPLVILVLGSSGLVPDLRIGVAQAMCVGTLFALLITRTSPSKVTEEFFQGMGYAYANAIGLIIAVAVFVRGMKSLELMSFFISWMTTTPGIAKVGAVVGPFMMGVMTGSGDAAAFAFSEVVAPHAFLYGMETMNMGSMASIAGAIGRTVSPFAGATIVCACIAGVNPVALVKRNFPGIVLPLFFIGFFL is encoded by the coding sequence ATGAATGTCGTATTAGGTATCCTCATAGTTGTAATAACAATCTATTTTCTGTTTCGGGAATATGAACCGAGACTCTTGTTGATTGCATCGGGCTTACTGATGGCGGGAATTGCCCTGGACCCGCTGACGGTTTTGGACGAGTTTGCCTACAAGATGGCAACAGACAGCCTTATCCAGGCAATTTGCTCATCTCTGGGATTCGGATTTGTTTTGCGGGCCACAGGTTGTGAAAAGCATCTATTTGCGGCTTTTTCATGGATTCGGGGATATGGCCTGTTCATTATTCCTCTGGTTACTCTGACAACCTTCGGGGTAAATGCGATCTTGATGAGCGCAGGCAATACCGCAGCAGCCATTGGCTGCTTTCTCATCCCACTCATGATAAGAGCAGGAATACATCCGGCTGTAGCGGGGGCTGCAATACTCACAGGAACTTTCGGAAGTATGCTCAATCCGCTTTTACCGGTAAACATCTTTGTTGCTGAAATCGCAGGTATTGCTGCTGATACGGTTGTTCAGGCACAAAGCCTGTTTGTACTGTTTGGATTGATTGTCGGGGCGGGCTGGCTGGTTATTTATGCCAGGTGGAAGAATGAACACGCAATTGATCAGGATACCGAAGATAAAGAAAATCAAAGTACTGAAACGATAAACTGGGGATATGTCATTACGCCCTTTATCCCTTTAGTCATATTGGTCTTGGGCTCAAGTGGGTTAGTGCCCGATTTACGTATCGGGGTAGCCCAGGCAATGTGTGTGGGTACCCTCTTTGCCCTATTAATTACAAGGACTTCGCCGAGCAAGGTAACCGAAGAGTTTTTTCAGGGTATGGGCTATGCCTATGCCAATGCAATCGGCTTGATAATCGCTGTAGCGGTTTTTGTTCGAGGTATGAAATCTCTGGAGTTAATGAGCTTTTTTATAAGCTGGATGACCACGACTCCCGGCATTGCGAAAGTCGGTGCTGTTGTCGGTCCTTTTATGATGGGGGTGATGACCGGTTCAGGTGATGCTGCAGCATTTGCTTTTAGTGAAGTAGTCGCTCCACACGCATTTCTTTACGGCATGGAGACCATGAATATGGGGAGTATGGCATCTATTGCCGGCGCAATTGGTAGAACGGTTTCCCCGTTTGCCGGTGCCACAATTGTTTGCGCCTGTATTGCCGGAGTAAATCCGGTTGCGCTGGTGAAACGAAATTTTCCTGGAATAGTTTTGCCACTCTTTTTTATTGGTTTTTTTCTGTGA
- a CDS encoding TRAP transporter small permease subunit: MILLITDVLFRTFSTPLMGVAELAMFVMVGTVYAGLGNCEMERGHVRVGSVVEMLSPQNQKKAMIMTYTLATVTIAIATFAMCENAWASFVDKEGIAGAITYKLYPVKFVMAIGMIVYTLQLMINLYEEIRKPV; encoded by the coding sequence ATGATTCTTCTGATCACTGATGTCCTTTTCCGAACATTTTCCACCCCGCTGATGGGAGTGGCGGAACTGGCCATGTTTGTGATGGTTGGGACAGTCTACGCTGGTCTGGGCAATTGTGAAATGGAGCGTGGTCATGTCCGTGTCGGTTCTGTGGTGGAGATGCTTTCTCCCCAAAATCAGAAAAAGGCCATGATTATGACCTATACGCTTGCCACTGTGACCATCGCGATAGCCACATTTGCCATGTGTGAGAATGCCTGGGCTTCGTTTGTGGATAAGGAAGGTATTGCCGGTGCGATAACCTACAAGCTTTACCCAGTCAAATTTGTAATGGCAATCGGCATGATAGTGTACACCCTTCAGCTCATGATCAACCTTTACGAAGAAATACGAAAACCGGTATAG
- a CDS encoding TRAP transporter large permease has product MDFTIIGTLGILVLLLLLFCGLHMGVDFILVGLIGLTVMINFNAALSLLGETLYNAIASPTFCVLPLFILMGAFASRGGFAELAYSNVHKIFAKIPGALAIATSIGCAVFASICGSTIATATIFGRLAYPEMKRYKYNASYSLGAIACSGSFACMIPPSGMFILFAIFTEQSVGKLFLAGIIPGILTAVIYALNMFIRAKLYPQLAPIHPEELKITKKDRAKAFVGLWPIMLLASLVIGGIYTGIFTANEAGAVGAIGALLFGLVYGKLRKIEPIRESLRETARTTAMLFFIIVAAMYFSRFLAMTRVPTDLANFLASWDVHRHIVFICVIAVWFLLGTVIYQAAVFALTLPIIFPVLVNLGYEPIWICVIAMKLNEIAGITPPVGVNAFALAGVTNSRVEQVFKGVLPFIACDIIVVLMLFMWPQIALWLPNNMM; this is encoded by the coding sequence ATGGATTTTACGATAATAGGAACACTGGGAATTCTGGTTCTGCTTTTGCTGCTCTTCTGCGGGTTGCACATGGGTGTGGATTTTATCCTGGTCGGATTGATTGGTCTGACCGTGATGATCAATTTCAATGCTGCATTATCGCTGCTTGGCGAAACCCTGTACAACGCAATTGCCTCACCAACGTTTTGTGTTTTGCCACTGTTTATCTTGATGGGTGCCTTTGCCTCAAGGGGAGGCTTTGCTGAACTGGCTTATTCAAACGTACATAAAATATTTGCTAAGATACCGGGAGCACTGGCAATTGCTACTTCCATTGGCTGTGCAGTATTCGCTTCAATATGTGGTTCTACCATTGCCACTGCAACAATTTTCGGCAGGTTAGCCTATCCGGAAATGAAACGGTACAAGTACAATGCCAGTTATTCACTTGGAGCTATTGCGTGCTCTGGTAGTTTTGCCTGTATGATACCGCCCAGCGGTATGTTTATTCTTTTTGCAATATTTACAGAACAGTCGGTGGGCAAACTCTTTCTTGCCGGAATTATACCAGGAATACTTACTGCTGTAATTTACGCCCTCAACATGTTTATTCGGGCAAAACTGTACCCTCAGCTTGCCCCAATCCATCCTGAAGAACTGAAAATTACCAAAAAGGACAGAGCTAAAGCCTTCGTAGGCCTTTGGCCAATCATGCTGCTCGCATCATTGGTTATCGGCGGAATTTACACTGGTATATTTACCGCCAACGAAGCTGGTGCCGTGGGTGCCATTGGCGCGTTGCTGTTTGGGCTTGTCTATGGAAAACTCCGTAAGATCGAACCGATCAGGGAATCTTTGCGAGAAACTGCCAGAACAACGGCAATGCTCTTTTTTATTATAGTTGCGGCAATGTATTTTAGCCGTTTTCTGGCAATGACCAGGGTACCAACGGATTTGGCAAATTTTCTTGCCTCCTGGGACGTGCATCGGCATATCGTTTTTATCTGTGTCATTGCAGTGTGGTTTCTGCTGGGCACCGTAATATATCAGGCGGCGGTCTTCGCTTTGACTTTGCCGATTATTTTTCCAGTTCTGGTCAATCTTGGTTATGAGCCTATCTGGATCTGTGTTATTGCGATGAAGCTCAATGAAATTGCTGGAATCACGCCACCTGTGGGGGTGAACGCTTTTGCCCTGGCAGGGGTGACGAATTCCAGGGTGGAACAGGTCTTTAAGGGAGTATTACCCTTCATTGCCTGCGATATCATAGTTGTCCTGATGCTTTTCATGTGGCCTCAGATAGCTCTCTGGTTACCGAATAATATGATGTAA
- a CDS encoding DMT family transporter, producing MNYITKDLDRGNSSLTVVFGWLAVFCSAFFFYLATVIIRWAEPHTDIETSYFVFARFLLGFIVVCVFLLIRRERVKPRNYHYLVGRTVANSVAVFCFYKAVEVGTVAEANILNMTYPLFVALFSWFVLKKQRDYVAMIVVVIAFIGIYLVLSPGTADGRVGSWWGMCSGITAAAAMIYLNVSRRHHDSQTILFFMFGLGSLFIFILFRDAIFWPDREALYYLFLCSLAGVLGQYLLTYGFLFVTAVEGSIVSSSRVLIAAVMGPLLVGDPSLTGAGWLGALLIFGSNSLVALRKQPVKSNRG from the coding sequence TTGAACTATATTACAAAAGATTTAGATCGAGGCAATTCATCCCTTACGGTTGTCTTCGGTTGGCTTGCAGTTTTCTGTTCTGCATTTTTCTTTTATCTGGCGACAGTGATCATCCGTTGGGCGGAACCGCACACGGATATTGAAACTTCCTACTTCGTTTTTGCCCGATTTCTTCTTGGTTTTATAGTTGTTTGCGTGTTTCTGCTGATCAGAAGAGAGCGTGTTAAGCCCAGGAACTATCATTATCTTGTAGGGAGGACAGTCGCTAACAGTGTTGCCGTGTTCTGCTTTTATAAAGCGGTCGAGGTGGGCACAGTCGCCGAGGCGAATATTCTGAATATGACCTACCCGCTTTTTGTGGCGCTCTTTTCCTGGTTCGTGCTCAAGAAACAGCGTGATTATGTCGCAATGATCGTGGTCGTGATCGCCTTTATAGGTATTTATCTTGTGCTTTCACCGGGAACTGCGGATGGCAGGGTAGGGAGCTGGTGGGGGATGTGCTCGGGGATTACCGCTGCTGCGGCGATGATTTACCTGAATGTGAGTCGCAGGCATCATGATTCACAAACCATACTGTTTTTCATGTTCGGTCTAGGGTCATTATTCATCTTCATCCTTTTCAGGGATGCAATCTTCTGGCCGGATAGGGAGGCGTTGTATTACCTGTTTCTCTGCTCACTCGCAGGTGTATTGGGGCAATATCTCCTGACCTATGGTTTTCTTTTTGTCACAGCCGTTGAGGGTTCGATAGTCTCTTCCAGCCGAGTGCTCATCGCTGCCGTTATGGGGCCTCTGCTTGTGGGGGACCCGTCTCTTACCGGTGCAGGTTGGTTGGGAGCTCTGCTCATTTTTGGTTCCAACAGTTTGGTCGCCCTGCGTAAGCAGCCAGTGAAATCAAACAGGGGCTGA
- a CDS encoding radical SAM protein, translating to MESGYLKLYRNGELGERIGKSHGLLEQCRLCPRNCGVNRLEDERGFCGVGALAEVASYSPHFGEESVLVGTGGSGTIFFCGCNLRCVFCQNYDISHQHPGSCYEMDDGQLAGVMIELQRQGCHNINFVTPSHLVPQILAALPIAIEHGLNLPLVYNSGGYDSPETLHLLEGIVDIYMPDFKFWQPETSKRYMKAKDYPEVARSALIEMQRQVGDLQVDSRRVATRGLLVRHLLMPGGEAETEEILRFLAEQISQDCYLNIMDQYRPCGRAAEFAEIASGIDPEQYRHAVDMAQSFGLHRLDTRDLGGLLKMLFRE from the coding sequence ATGGAAAGCGGATACCTGAAATTGTATCGAAACGGAGAGCTGGGGGAGCGAATCGGGAAAAGTCATGGGCTGTTGGAGCAGTGTCGGCTCTGCCCGAGGAATTGCGGGGTAAACAGGTTGGAGGATGAGCGTGGTTTCTGCGGTGTTGGCGCACTGGCGGAGGTTGCAAGTTACTCCCCCCACTTTGGTGAGGAATCGGTGCTGGTCGGTACCGGTGGTTCGGGTACAATCTTTTTTTGCGGCTGTAATCTGCGCTGTGTCTTCTGTCAGAATTACGATATCAGCCATCAACATCCGGGCAGTTGTTATGAGATGGATGATGGCCAGCTTGCGGGAGTGATGATCGAGCTGCAACGTCAGGGCTGTCATAACATCAATTTTGTCACTCCGAGCCATCTGGTACCACAGATTCTTGCGGCCCTGCCCATAGCCATCGAACATGGGCTCAACCTTCCCCTGGTTTACAACAGCGGTGGTTATGATTCACCGGAGACGTTGCATCTTCTGGAAGGAATAGTCGATATCTACATGCCTGACTTCAAGTTCTGGCAGCCGGAGACATCGAAGCGGTACATGAAGGCAAAAGATTATCCGGAGGTAGCCCGAAGTGCCCTGATTGAGATGCAGCGTCAGGTGGGTGATCTGCAGGTCGATAGTCGGAGGGTTGCCACCCGCGGCCTGCTTGTTCGTCATCTGCTTATGCCGGGAGGAGAGGCAGAAACTGAGGAAATTTTACGATTCCTGGCCGAGCAGATCTCACAGGACTGCTACTTGAACATTATGGATCAATATCGTCCTTGCGGTAGGGCGGCGGAGTTTGCCGAAATTGCCTCGGGGATCGACCCTGAGCAGTATCGGCATGCAGTGGATATGGCCCAATCGTTCGGTTTGCATCGGCTTGATACCAGAGACCTGGGCGGGTTGTTGAAAATGTTGTTCAGAGAGTAG